A single genomic interval of Clostridium facile harbors:
- the scfB gene encoding thioether cross-link-forming SCIFF peptide maturase, whose translation MIHKYKLNGYNIVLDVHSGGVHVVDDLSYDMLDELSTPMVEVCPESLYEKFSQYPKEHVAETYNELYGLYQEGILFSEDDYEQFSDILTSSPIKAMCLHVAHDCNLRCKYCFASTGDFGHGRKLMTAETGKKAIDFLLEHSGTRHNIELDFFGGEPLMNFDVVKEVVAYARSKEKEYNKNFRFTITTNGMLLDEKKADYINQEMSNCVLSLDGRPEVNDRMRPRVDGTGSYDTIIGKYKYLVDHRGDKDYYVRGTFTKYNLDFAKDVLHINDAGFDQLSVEPVVTSDDQPYALTEEDLPRIFEEYETLAKEIIKRKKAGSGINFFHFMIDLNQGPCAIKRLRGCGCGNEYVAVTPEGDIYPCHQFVGMEDWKMGNLDEGTLDLDKKEYFSKTTIYDKQECKNCWAKFYCSGGCNANNLQYAGSVFQPHHLSCELEKKRLECAIMIKAAMADTEQD comes from the coding sequence GTGCATGTTGTGGATGACCTCTCTTATGATATGCTGGACGAGCTTTCCACACCTATGGTGGAAGTATGCCCGGAATCACTGTATGAAAAATTTAGCCAGTATCCAAAAGAACATGTGGCAGAAACCTATAATGAACTGTATGGACTTTATCAAGAGGGGATCCTGTTCAGTGAAGACGATTATGAGCAGTTTTCGGATATTCTCACTTCATCCCCAATCAAGGCAATGTGTTTACATGTTGCCCACGATTGCAACCTGCGCTGTAAATACTGTTTCGCATCCACAGGAGATTTTGGTCACGGCAGAAAATTAATGACTGCTGAAACCGGTAAAAAAGCAATTGATTTCTTGTTGGAACACTCCGGCACACGCCATAATATTGAACTGGACTTTTTTGGCGGGGAACCTTTGATGAATTTTGATGTAGTCAAAGAAGTGGTGGCTTATGCCCGTTCCAAAGAAAAAGAATACAATAAAAATTTCCGGTTTACCATTACCACCAATGGTATGTTGTTGGATGAGAAAAAAGCAGATTACATCAACCAGGAGATGTCCAATTGTGTCCTCTCTTTGGATGGTCGTCCGGAGGTCAACGATAGGATGCGTCCCCGCGTGGATGGGACTGGCTCCTATGATACCATTATTGGAAAATATAAATACCTGGTAGACCATCGTGGAGATAAGGACTATTATGTGAGAGGTACCTTCACCAAATACAATCTGGATTTTGCTAAAGATGTTCTCCACATCAATGATGCTGGATTTGATCAGCTTTCTGTGGAACCAGTTGTTACTTCGGATGACCAGCCTTATGCCTTGACTGAGGAGGATTTACCACGTATTTTTGAGGAATACGAAACATTGGCAAAAGAGATTATCAAGCGGAAAAAAGCTGGTAGTGGTATTAACTTTTTCCATTTTATGATTGACCTGAACCAAGGCCCATGTGCAATTAAACGCCTGCGTGGCTGTGGCTGCGGTAACGAGTATGTAGCAGTAACACCAGAAGGGGATATTTATCCATGCCATCAATTTGTAGGGATGGAAGACTGGAAAATGGGGAACCTAGACGAAGGTACCCTGGATTTGGATAAAAAAGAATATTTCTCAAAAACCACTATTTATGATAAACAGGAATGCAAAAACTGCTGGGCAAAATTTTATTGTAGCGGCGGTTGCAATGCAAATAACCTGCAATATGCAGGCAGTGTGTTCCAGCCACATCATTTATCCTGTGAATTGGAGAAAAAACGTTTGGAATGCGCTATTATGATCAAAGCTGCAATGGCCGACACAGAACAAGATTAA
- the proC gene encoding pyrroline-5-carboxylate reductase: MSQTVGFIGSGNMASAIISGIISSKMEEISLLAYDIKQANYETLSRKGVQVCQQLEQVAKADYIVLAVKPQNIAEVMENLKPIINQDAVIVSIAAGITESYLCQALGYEAKVVLVMPNTPLLLGQGATAMSKGNHTGNQEFEFVRQLFALSGAVEVISKDKMCEIIAINGSSPAYIYLFAKGFLEYAKKEGISEEVALHLFTASLKGSASMMTDSGHSIDELIKMVSSPGGTTLAGLDVFYQDNFTDTIIRACDACTKRAYELSK; the protein is encoded by the coding sequence ATGAGTCAGACAGTTGGATTTATTGGTTCGGGGAATATGGCTTCCGCCATTATTTCTGGTATTATTTCCAGTAAAATGGAAGAGATTTCTCTATTGGCATATGATATTAAACAGGCAAATTATGAGACTTTGTCCCGAAAAGGGGTACAGGTCTGTCAGCAATTAGAACAAGTTGCCAAAGCTGATTATATTGTGTTGGCAGTAAAACCACAAAATATTGCTGAGGTAATGGAAAACCTGAAACCAATCATCAATCAAGACGCCGTTATTGTTTCCATCGCGGCAGGGATCACAGAATCTTACCTGTGCCAGGCGCTGGGATATGAAGCAAAAGTGGTTTTGGTTATGCCAAACACTCCATTACTGTTGGGGCAGGGGGCAACTGCCATGAGCAAGGGTAACCATACCGGCAACCAGGAATTTGAGTTTGTACGCCAGTTATTCGCCTTGAGCGGTGCTGTAGAAGTGATTTCCAAAGACAAAATGTGCGAAATTATCGCCATTAATGGTAGTTCTCCAGCTTATATTTATTTATTTGCCAAAGGCTTTTTGGAATATGCCAAAAAAGAGGGGATCTCGGAAGAAGTTGCGCTACATCTGTTCACTGCTTCTTTAAAGGGTTCCGCTTCTATGATGACCGATTCCGGCCATTCAATTGATGAATTAATCAAGATGGTAAGCTCTCCAGGCGGCACCACCTTGGCCGGGTTGGATGTTTTCTATCAAGATAATTTTACTGATACTATCATCAGGGCTTGTGATGCCTGCACGAAACGGGCGTACGAGCTTTCCAAATAA
- a CDS encoding stage II sporulation protein M: MKRTGKFISNGKLTIRWNQKTFFQLILLLFIIGMIYGAVLAGTSSEEMLNKLSFLTQGFMDQRAEQSLVYTFLNSLGSTASLLLTLFLLGFCAIGQPFAGFVPIFRGLGLGLSMGSFYLQDGIKGVLFCLLLLLPPAAISTFALILGTRESIKFSNLFFSVLLPDKNLETKGMLKLYCTKFGVLFGILLVSALIDCICTFLFAGFFGGV, encoded by the coding sequence ATGAAACGGACAGGCAAATTCATTTCCAATGGAAAATTAACCATCCGTTGGAACCAGAAAACTTTTTTTCAGCTTATATTGCTCCTATTTATCATTGGGATGATATACGGTGCTGTGTTGGCAGGGACGAGTTCTGAGGAAATGTTGAATAAACTCTCGTTTTTGACTCAGGGCTTCATGGACCAGAGGGCGGAACAATCCTTGGTATACACCTTCCTTAATTCTCTAGGCTCTACAGCATCCTTGTTGTTAACGTTGTTTTTATTGGGTTTTTGCGCCATAGGGCAGCCCTTTGCCGGATTTGTTCCCATATTCCGAGGGCTAGGTCTTGGACTTTCTATGGGGAGTTTTTATTTGCAAGATGGTATAAAAGGTGTTTTGTTTTGCCTGTTGCTTCTCCTTCCGCCAGCGGCAATTTCTACGTTTGCTTTGATATTGGGGACAAGGGAGAGCATTAAATTTTCAAACCTCTTTTTTTCGGTTTTGTTACCGGATAAAAATCTTGAAACAAAGGGGATGCTCAAATTATATTGTACAAAATTTGGCGTTTTATTTGGCATCTTACTGGTATCGGCATTGATTGATTGTATTTGTACTTTTCTTTTTGCTGGTTTTTTTGGCGGAGTATAG